The sequence ACCTACGCATTATGTGGTGATGGTGATTTGATGGAAGGTGTTTCCCAAGAAGCAAGCTCTATGGCTGGACACATGAAATTAGGCAAACTGATCGTGTTATACGATTCAAATGATATCTCTTTAGACGGCCCAACATCAAAAGCTTTCACTGAAAATGTTGGAGCTCGCTATGAAGCTTACGGTTGGCAGCATATCCTAGTGAAAGACGGGAATGATTTAGAAGAGATTTCTAACGCAATCGAAGCCGCAAAAGCTGAGTCAGATAAACCAACATTGATCGAAGTTAAAACAGTTATCGGTTATGGCGCTCCAAAAGAAGGAACTTCTTCTGTTCATGGCGCACCAATCGGAGCAGAAGGAATTACTGCCGCAAAAGCTGTTTACGGTTGGGAATATCCTGATTTTACGGTTCCAGAAGAAGTAGCTGCGCGCTTTAAAGAAACAATGGTAGAAGAAGGCGAAAAAGCTGAAGATAAATGGAATACTATGTTCGAAAACTATACGAAAGAACATCCTGAGTTAGCGAAGCAATTTAAACAAGCTTTCGCTGATGAACTTCCTGAAAATTGGGATAGCGAATTGCCAACTTATGAAGTGGGATCAAGTGCAGCTAGCCGTGTAACTAGCAAAGAAACGATTCAAGCGATTTCTAAATCTGTACCTGGATTCTGGGGAGGTTCAGCTGATTTATCTGCTTCAAATAATACAATGGTTGCAGCAGAAAAAGATTTTGAACCTGGACAATACGAAGGCCGTAATATTTGGTTTGGTGTTCGTGAGTTTGCTATGGCAGCCGCAATGAATGGGATTCAATTACACGGAGGAAGCCGTATTTATGGTGGAACATTCTTTGTTTTTACTGACTATTTACGTCCCGCGGTCCGTTTAGCAGCAATTCAAAACACTCCAGTCACATATGTATTGACACATGATTCTGTAGCGGTTGGTGAAGATGGGCCAACACATGAGCCTGTTGAGCAATTAGCAAGCATTCGCTGCATGCCTGGTGTACAAGTAATTCGTCCAGCTGACGGGAATGAAACTGTTGCCGCATGGAAAATTGCCATGACAACAAAAGATGCGCCGACGATTTTAGTTCTAAGTCGTCAAAACTTACCAGTTATTGAAGGCACTAAAGAAAACGCTGGAGAACTAGTTCAAAAAGGTGCGTATGTGATTTCTAAACAAAAAGGTGAAAAACCAGAAGGTATCTTGATTGCAACTGGTTCAGAAGTTAATTTAGCAATCGAAGCTCAAAAAGCATTAGCTGAACAAGGAAAAGATGTTTCAGTTGTTTCAATGCCAAGTTTTGATTTGTTTGAAAAACAAACAGCAGACTACAAAGATTCTGTCCTGCCCAAAGATGTAACGAAACGTGTAGCAATTGAAGCTGCTTCACCATTTGGTTGGGAACGTTACGTTGGAACTGCTGGTACAACCGTAACCATCAATCATTTTGGGGCCTCTGCTCCAGGAGATTTAGTCTTGAAAGAATTTGGTTTTACAGTTGAAAATGTTGTTTCAAAATATGATAGTTTATAATTAATTGCTATTAATATATATAAAAAGCAGAAATTCACGAAATGTGAGTCTCTGCTTTTTCTTTTTTATAATAAAATTGGAATCAAATTTTTAAATATACATTACTATGCTTTGAAGGAAAAAGAGTAGCAACTTTAGAAAAGGATGTTATATGAGATGCATTCAGCTCATACATTAACAATTTTCCGGATTGAAACATTAACGTTACTTATGTAACGTTAATGAAATGTATGGTAATTTTTTTTATTTATTAAAAAAAAATCCATAAATTAAGAGTAGAGGTATTTGTGTCAAAAAAATCAATTGAATCACATACACAATGTAAAATCAATAAAACAATTATAAAGCGATAAACAAAACAAAAATTTCAAAGGGATTACATGCATTTTAAAAATTCAAAATTCAAGAGTAAATAATTGTTTATAAAAAATTCTCCGAGTAGAATAAGCTTATGATGTTCTATTGAGGAGGAACAAATGAATGGACGAGATTAAAACAAGAAGTAGTAGGCACCAGCAACAAAATCTTAAAAAAAACCGTAAAAGGGTTGCATCTGTGATAGGAACTTCATTAGTATTTCTTCCAATCGCAGGAAATTTATTACCTCTAGGTGTTCAAGCGACAGAAGTGGAAACACAAGGAGCAATTTCACAACAAGCATTTATTGATTCAATTGGATATTCGGCTGCTTCAGTAGCGGACGTTAATGATTTATATGCGTCTGTCATGATCGCACAAGCATTATTAGAGAGTAGTTATGGTACTTCAGGTTTAGCGGCAGCGCCTAATTATAACTTATTTGGAGTAAAAGGAAGCTATGGCGGACAAAGTGTATACATGCCTACTTCAGAATACCTGAATGGTGAATGGGTAACGGTCACAGAACCTTTTAGAAGCTACCCTTCATACGCAGAATCGTTTCAAGATCATGCTAATGTTCTTAAAACGACTTTAGCTTCAAGCGGCAACTATCATTACTCAGGAGTTTGGAAAAGCAATACATCTAGTTATATGGATGCTACGGCAGCCTTAGCTGGGCGCTATGCGACAGATCCTAATTACGCAAGTAAATTAAATTGGTTGATTGAAGCATACGGTTTAACTGCCTACGACAGTGGAATTACTCAGTCAACAGTAACAAGTGATAATGCAGCCTCAACTCAATCAACGATTGGACAAAGTAGCGCTACGAATACTGTATCAACATACACCGTAGCATCAGGAGATACACTTTGGGGGATTTCTGAAAAATTCGGAATTTCAGTTGATCAGCTTATGGCTTCAAACGGCATAACAGCTGAATTGATTACAGTAGGTCAAGTACTACAAATTGCATAAGAAAAAGCTATCAACAAACAGTCATTCTAGTGACAGTTGTTGATAGCTTTATTTTTATCTTTTTCCCAAACGTAATTCTTCTAATCGTCTGTTACGATTTTTAGTTAGATCTTTAATTCTTGGTCTAGGCAGAATTGCTTCAGATGTTGTTGTTGAATCTCTTGTATGCGTTACTGGATCATTTAGGTCAAACTGTTGTAAATAGTCGATAACTTCACGAACAATTTGAGTTGGAGTAGAGGCGCCAGCCGTTACTGCTACTTGTTCAACGTCCACCAGCCAATTAGGATCAATTTGTGAAACATCAGAAATCCGATGAGCAGGAACACCTGCTTGCTCAATAGAAACCTGTGCTAAACGATTACTATTATTACTTTTTGGATCACCTACAACAATTGTTAAATCGCATCCTTGTGCTTGATTTACAACTGCTTCTTGGCGAACTTGAGTAGCCTTGCAGATGTCTTTATGAATGAGAACTTGAGGATATTTTTCCTGAATTGAATCCATTAGATCGCTTACATCCCATTGGCTCATGGTTGTTTGGTTGGTTACGAAAATTTTATCAGTGCTTAACGATAGACTGTCGATATCAGCCTGATTTGCAACTAAATGGACATGTTCTGGTGAAACACCTTGTGCTCCTTCTGGTTCAGGATGATTTTTTTTGCCGATATAAATAATTTCAAAGCCGTCCGTTACTTTTTCTGCAATCAGTTCGTGTGTAATCGTCACGTCAGGACAAGTTGCATCGATAACAGTTAACCCTTTTTCAATCGCTAATTTTTTCACTTTTGGTGAAGTTCCGTGTGCTGTAAAAATAACAGTTCCGTGATCTACTTGAGCTAAAATTTCTTCTCGATTTTCTCCATATAAAGTGTGGATTCCGATGCTTTCAAATGCATCTGTGACATGTTTATTATGAACGATCATTCCCAAAATGTAGATGGGACGTGGTAAATTCTCATCTAAAGATGCATTTCTGGCGATGACCATTGCATCAACAACACCATAACAATAGCCACGCGGACTAATATTTATAATTTTCATCAATAAATTAACTCCTATTTTTTCTGAATTTTATAGTCTTCTCTACTATACAGTATTTTTGTTAAATTTGTTTAAAGAGTGCGTATCAATTGATTAACAATAGCAAAATGATAGCCAGATAAGTTGATATAAGCTATTATAATTACAAGAAAGTTTTTACTTATAAGAATACTAAAATGGAGGAATGGATCATGACTCAAATTTTTAATTCAGTTACCGAATTGATAGGTAAGACACCAATTGTGAAACTAGGTCGTATTGTGCCGGATGGAGCAGCTGATGTTTTTGTAAAACTTGAATTTTTCAATCCAGGCGGAAGCGTTAAAGATCGAATCGCGTTAAGTATGATTGAAAAAGCTGAAAAAAATGGACAACTTAAAGCTGGTGATACGATTGTTGAACCAACGAGCGGAAATACCGGGATTGGTTTAGCAATGGTTGGTGCTGCAAAAGGCTACAAGGTTATTATAGTCATGCCGGATACAATGAGTATTGAACGCCGAAAACTAATGCAAGCATATGGTGCTGAATTGTTATTAACGCCAGGGACTGATGGAATGAAAGGTGCAATTGCCAAAGCTTCAGAACTATCAGAAAAAGACGGTTACTTTATGCCTATGCAGTTTGATAATCCTGCTAATCCTGAAGTACATGAAAAAACTACTGGAAAAGAAATTCAAGATGTTTTTGGTCCAGCTGGGTTGGATGCTTTTATTGCTGGAGTTGGAACTGGCGGAACAATAACCGGTGTTGGTAAAGAATTAAAAAGAGTTTATCCGAAAATTTCAATCGTTGCCGTTGAACCAACCGAATCACCAGTTTTAGAAGGTGGAACCCCAGGACCTCATAAAATCCAAGGAATCGGTGCTGGTTTTATTCCAAAGGTTTTAGATACTGAAGTATATGGGAAAGTCATTGCAGTACCTAGTGAAGATGCAATGGAAACGGCTCGACAATTAGCTGTAAAAGAGGGCTTATTGGTAGGGATATCTGCAGGTG is a genomic window of Enterococcus haemoperoxidus ATCC BAA-382 containing:
- a CDS encoding glucosaminidase domain-containing protein — its product is MDEIKTRSSRHQQQNLKKNRKRVASVIGTSLVFLPIAGNLLPLGVQATEVETQGAISQQAFIDSIGYSAASVADVNDLYASVMIAQALLESSYGTSGLAAAPNYNLFGVKGSYGGQSVYMPTSEYLNGEWVTVTEPFRSYPSYAESFQDHANVLKTTLASSGNYHYSGVWKSNTSSYMDATAALAGRYATDPNYASKLNWLIEAYGLTAYDSGITQSTVTSDNAASTQSTIGQSSATNTVSTYTVASGDTLWGISEKFGISVDQLMASNGITAELITVGQVLQIA
- the cysK gene encoding cysteine synthase A, yielding MTQIFNSVTELIGKTPIVKLGRIVPDGAADVFVKLEFFNPGGSVKDRIALSMIEKAEKNGQLKAGDTIVEPTSGNTGIGLAMVGAAKGYKVIIVMPDTMSIERRKLMQAYGAELLLTPGTDGMKGAIAKASELSEKDGYFMPMQFDNPANPEVHEKTTGKEIQDVFGPAGLDAFIAGVGTGGTITGVGKELKRVYPKISIVAVEPTESPVLEGGTPGPHKIQGIGAGFIPKVLDTEVYGKVIAVPSEDAMETARQLAVKEGLLVGISAGAAVDAAIQVAKELGAGKKVLTVIPDNGERYLSTALYNFSE
- the tkt gene encoding transketolase — its product is MFDNTDQLGVNTIRTLSIEAVQKANSGHPGLPMGAAPMAYALWTKHLKVNPKTSRNWVDRDRFILSAGHGSAMLYSLLHLAGYGVTMDDLKNFRQWGSKTPGHPEVHHTDGVEATTGPLGQGIAMAVGMAMAEAHTAATYNRDSFPVIDHYTYALCGDGDLMEGVSQEASSMAGHMKLGKLIVLYDSNDISLDGPTSKAFTENVGARYEAYGWQHILVKDGNDLEEISNAIEAAKAESDKPTLIEVKTVIGYGAPKEGTSSVHGAPIGAEGITAAKAVYGWEYPDFTVPEEVAARFKETMVEEGEKAEDKWNTMFENYTKEHPELAKQFKQAFADELPENWDSELPTYEVGSSAASRVTSKETIQAISKSVPGFWGGSADLSASNNTMVAAEKDFEPGQYEGRNIWFGVREFAMAAAMNGIQLHGGSRIYGGTFFVFTDYLRPAVRLAAIQNTPVTYVLTHDSVAVGEDGPTHEPVEQLASIRCMPGVQVIRPADGNETVAAWKIAMTTKDAPTILVLSRQNLPVIEGTKENAGELVQKGAYVISKQKGEKPEGILIATGSEVNLAIEAQKALAEQGKDVSVVSMPSFDLFEKQTADYKDSVLPKDVTKRVAIEAASPFGWERYVGTAGTTVTINHFGASAPGDLVLKEFGFTVENVVSKYDSL
- a CDS encoding 4-hydroxy-3-methylbut-2-enyl diphosphate reductase, which produces MKIINISPRGYCYGVVDAMVIARNASLDENLPRPIYILGMIVHNKHVTDAFESIGIHTLYGENREEILAQVDHGTVIFTAHGTSPKVKKLAIEKGLTVIDATCPDVTITHELIAEKVTDGFEIIYIGKKNHPEPEGAQGVSPEHVHLVANQADIDSLSLSTDKIFVTNQTTMSQWDVSDLMDSIQEKYPQVLIHKDICKATQVRQEAVVNQAQGCDLTIVVGDPKSNNSNRLAQVSIEQAGVPAHRISDVSQIDPNWLVDVEQVAVTAGASTPTQIVREVIDYLQQFDLNDPVTHTRDSTTTSEAILPRPRIKDLTKNRNRRLEELRLGKR